One genomic region from Streptomyces venezuelae encodes:
- a CDS encoding erythromycin esterase family protein produces the protein MATDITDDIKGTIHPVEAAAVLRLLPNRPRLLALGEPTHGEDTLLDLRNELFRQLVEQEGYRTLAIETDCLAGLLVDEYVTSGTGGTLDEAMEHGFSHGWGASAANRELIRWMRAHNDGRPASEQVRFAGFDGPLEITAAASPRQALTALHAYLAARLDADLLPGTAETLDRLLGPDDRWTEPAAMRDPARSVGQSAEARELRLFADDSAALLDAGRPHLLAVSSPEEWDRACLYGRTAVGLLRYHHWMADTSPARLSRLAGLRDQMMADNLLALAARGPVFVHTHNAHLQREKSSMTMGGERLEWWSAGALVSARLGGEYAFVATALGTIRHQGVGTPPADTVEGLLYALPEDRCVVDARRLAAVLGDPPPVPRVSPWFGYAPLDPAHLAGSDGLVFVKDMPSPQN, from the coding sequence ATGGCGACTGACATCACGGACGACATCAAGGGCACCATCCATCCCGTCGAGGCCGCCGCCGTCCTGCGGCTGCTCCCGAACCGGCCCCGGCTGCTCGCCCTGGGCGAGCCCACCCACGGCGAGGACACCCTCCTCGACCTCCGCAACGAACTCTTCCGGCAGCTCGTCGAGCAGGAGGGCTACCGGACCCTCGCGATCGAGACCGACTGCCTGGCGGGCCTCCTCGTGGACGAATACGTCACCTCGGGCACCGGCGGCACCCTCGACGAGGCCATGGAGCACGGATTCAGCCACGGCTGGGGTGCGTCCGCGGCCAACCGAGAGCTGATCCGCTGGATGCGTGCCCACAACGACGGCCGGCCCGCGTCCGAGCAGGTCCGCTTCGCCGGTTTCGACGGCCCGCTGGAGATCACCGCCGCCGCGAGCCCCCGGCAGGCCCTCACCGCACTCCACGCCTACCTCGCGGCCCGGCTCGACGCGGACCTGCTCCCCGGCACGGCGGAAACGCTCGACCGCCTGCTCGGCCCCGACGACCGCTGGACCGAACCCGCCGCGATGCGGGACCCCGCCCGGTCCGTGGGGCAGTCGGCCGAGGCCCGCGAACTGCGCCTGTTCGCCGACGACTCGGCGGCCCTCCTCGACGCCGGACGACCCCACTTGCTCGCGGTCTCCTCGCCGGAGGAGTGGGACAGGGCGTGCCTCTACGGGCGCACCGCCGTCGGCCTCCTGCGCTACCACCACTGGATGGCCGACACCTCTCCGGCCCGCCTGAGCCGACTGGCGGGCCTGCGGGACCAGATGATGGCCGACAACCTCCTCGCCCTCGCCGCCCGGGGCCCGGTGTTCGTCCACACCCACAACGCCCATCTCCAGCGGGAGAAGAGCTCGATGACCATGGGGGGCGAGCGGCTGGAGTGGTGGAGCGCCGGAGCGCTGGTGAGCGCCCGGCTCGGCGGGGAGTACGCCTTCGTGGCCACGGCCCTCGGCACCATCCGGCACCAGGGCGTCGGCACACCCCCGGCGGACACCGTCGAAGGGCTCCTGTACGCGCTCCCGGAGGACCGCTGCGTCGTCGACGCCCGGCGGCTCGCGGCCGTCCTCGGCGATCCGCCGCCCGTGCCGCGCGTCTCCCCCTGGTTCGGCTACGCCCCGCTCGACCCGGCGCACTTGGCGGGCAGCGACGGGCTCGTGTTCGTCAAGGACATGCCGTCGCCACAGAACTAG
- a CDS encoding TioE family transcriptional regulator, producing MGRNLQSRDRLRPVDLARGHGLSTQAVRNYEEAGILPAADRTAHGYRTYTPLHAGALRAFLALVPGHGHGTAAAVMRAVNEGTVDEGLRLIDESHLQLLDDRRTLQDVESALRDLAPAVHDPEPVTASGPGGAFIGSLARRLGIRPATLRAWERAGVVSPRRDPLTGYRVYDAADVRDARLAHQLRRGGYPLERIAPLIAQVRAAGGPEPLEAALGDWQGRLSARGRAMLTGAAELEAYLRQLG from the coding sequence ATGGGGAGAAACCTTCAAAGCCGGGATCGGCTGAGGCCGGTCGATCTGGCGCGCGGGCACGGTCTGTCCACGCAGGCCGTCCGGAACTACGAGGAGGCCGGCATCCTCCCGGCCGCCGACCGCACGGCCCACGGCTACCGCACGTACACCCCGCTGCACGCGGGGGCCCTGCGCGCGTTCCTGGCCCTGGTGCCCGGCCACGGCCACGGGACGGCGGCGGCGGTCATGCGGGCCGTGAACGAGGGCACGGTCGACGAGGGGTTGCGCCTCATCGACGAGAGCCACCTGCAGCTGCTCGACGACCGGCGGACGCTCCAGGACGTGGAGAGCGCGCTCCGCGACCTCGCGCCCGCCGTCCACGACCCGGAGCCCGTCACGGCCTCCGGTCCCGGGGGTGCGTTCATCGGGTCGCTGGCGAGGAGGCTCGGCATCCGGCCCGCGACGCTGCGCGCGTGGGAGCGGGCCGGTGTGGTGAGCCCACGCCGCGACCCGCTGACCGGCTACCGCGTCTACGACGCGGCCGACGTGCGGGACGCGCGACTGGCGCACCAGCTCAGGCGGGGCGGCTATCCGCTGGAGCGGATCGCCCCGCTGATCGCCCAGGTGCGGGCGGCCGGCGGTCCGGAGCCGCTGGAGGCGGCGCTGGGCGACTGGCAGGGCCGGCTGTCCGCCCGCGGGCGGGCGATGCTGACCGGGGCGGCGGAGCTGGAGGCGTATCTGCGACAGCTGGGGTGA
- a CDS encoding glycerophosphodiester phosphodiesterase, producing the protein MNDGRSNALRSRRPGRVTYGSAALATVLVLAAPSTLLADPAARVEGQTAARAAPTVIAHRGASSAAPENTLVSDEVARRGGARWIENDVQPSSDGVPYILHDATVDRTTDGTGPIRSLTSARLDELDAGSWFAPAYAGARVPTLAAQLADLRERGGNLLLEIKGRHSHAEVARIVRDVREQSMSGRVFVQSFDIPTLKYTRDLAPELPIGLLRSTLDADPVGLAEDLGLTAYNVSDTALATRPGLVRDLHAAGVAVNVWTVDSPARWKALDALGVDGIITNRPAELTGWLAGRTPAAATG; encoded by the coding sequence ATGAACGACGGACGATCGAACGCGCTCCGGTCCCGGCGCCCGGGACGCGTCACCTACGGCTCGGCGGCGCTCGCCACCGTGCTGGTACTGGCCGCTCCCTCCACGCTCCTCGCCGATCCGGCGGCCCGGGTCGAGGGACAGACGGCGGCCCGGGCCGCGCCGACGGTCATCGCCCATCGGGGCGCCTCCTCCGCCGCCCCCGAGAACACCCTGGTCTCCGACGAGGTCGCCCGGCGGGGCGGGGCGAGGTGGATCGAGAACGACGTCCAGCCCAGCAGCGACGGCGTGCCGTACATCCTGCACGACGCGACCGTCGACCGGACGACCGACGGTACGGGCCCGATCCGCTCCCTCACCTCCGCCCGGCTCGACGAGCTGGACGCCGGGTCGTGGTTCGCCCCCGCCTACGCCGGGGCCCGGGTCCCGACGCTGGCCGCGCAGTTGGCGGACCTGCGCGAGCGCGGCGGGAACCTCCTCCTGGAGATCAAGGGCCGCCACAGCCACGCCGAGGTGGCCCGGATCGTCCGGGACGTCCGGGAGCAGTCCATGAGCGGCCGGGTCTTCGTGCAGAGCTTCGACATCCCGACCCTCAAGTACACCCGCGACCTCGCGCCCGAGCTGCCGATCGGGCTGCTGCGCTCCACGCTCGACGCGGACCCGGTCGGGCTCGCCGAGGACCTGGGCCTCACGGCGTACAACGTCTCGGACACCGCGCTCGCCACCCGGCCCGGGCTGGTCCGTGACCTGCACGCCGCGGGCGTGGCCGTGAACGTCTGGACGGTGGACAGTCCCGCCCGCTGGAAGGCACTGGACGCCCTCGGTGTGGACGGGATCATCACCAACCGGCCGGCCGAGCTGACCGGCTGGCTCGCGGGAAGGACCCCCGCGGCTGCTACGGGGTGA
- a CDS encoding CU044_5270 family protein, which yields MNPDPNDARTAPRHEAGDLPAIEERELPPGRHQFHKERLMSQIHDDRRTIAEERAAHTARARNPFLRKAILLPAVTALAGALAAGALVLLPGDLTGTGEDRATGPALTTRIGAVDPKGAPELLDRISLAAADADAPKPAAAGQYVYIESRSAGTHVRTDSGVSSLVSVPLHTRQVWRSPDGSDGWLIEPGNTEPEGITLAGPDEQGNDPKPHLGAPSHDYLATLPTDPDALLRKIYKETEGQGNGPDQQAFTTIGDLLVESWPSPQLTAALYRAAAKIPGVVTVDSATDAVGRQGVAVARLDEAGGQRTEWIFDRKTLTFLGERSVQVKGESGEDGLIKPGTVVSTRAILVRAFVDDMKVTP from the coding sequence ATGAACCCCGACCCGAACGACGCCCGCACGGCACCCCGGCACGAGGCCGGTGACCTTCCGGCGATCGAGGAGCGCGAACTTCCTCCGGGCCGTCACCAGTTCCACAAGGAGCGCCTGATGAGCCAGATCCACGACGACCGCCGCACCATCGCCGAGGAGCGCGCCGCGCACACCGCGCGCGCCCGCAACCCCTTCCTGCGGAAGGCGATCCTCCTGCCCGCCGTGACCGCCCTCGCGGGCGCGCTCGCGGCCGGCGCCCTCGTCCTCCTCCCGGGCGACCTCACCGGAACCGGGGAGGACCGTGCCACCGGCCCCGCGCTCACCACGCGGATCGGCGCCGTCGACCCGAAGGGAGCCCCTGAGCTCCTCGACCGCATCTCCCTGGCCGCCGCCGACGCGGACGCCCCGAAGCCCGCCGCGGCGGGGCAGTACGTCTACATCGAGTCCCGCTCCGCCGGCACGCACGTGCGGACCGACAGCGGCGTGAGCAGCCTCGTCAGCGTGCCCCTGCACACCCGGCAGGTCTGGAGGTCCCCCGACGGCAGCGACGGCTGGCTGATCGAACCGGGCAACACCGAGCCCGAGGGCATCACCCTCGCGGGCCCCGACGAGCAGGGCAACGACCCGAAGCCGCACCTGGGCGCGCCCTCGCACGACTACCTCGCCACGCTCCCCACCGACCCCGACGCCCTGCTGCGGAAGATCTACAAGGAGACCGAGGGACAGGGCAACGGCCCGGACCAGCAGGCCTTCACCACCATCGGCGACCTCCTCGTCGAGAGCTGGCCGTCGCCGCAGCTCACCGCCGCGCTCTACCGGGCCGCCGCGAAGATCCCGGGGGTGGTCACGGTGGACAGCGCCACCGACGCCGTCGGCCGCCAGGGCGTCGCGGTCGCGCGGCTCGACGAGGCCGGCGGCCAGCGCACCGAGTGGATCTTCGACCGCAAGACCCTCACCTTCCTGGGGGAGCGGTCGGTCCAGGTCAAGGGCGAAAGCGGTGAGGACGGACTGATCAAGCCCGGGACCGTCGTCTCCACCCGCGCGATCCTCGTCAGGGCCTTCGTCGACGACATGAAGGTCACCCCGTAG
- a CDS encoding RNA polymerase sigma factor, whose product MNTDTRARIRAGDPSAFAELFDSHARSVYNHAFRLTGDWSVAEDVMAATYLEAWRLRQKVDPEGGSLRPWLLGVATNVARNHCRGNRRYRRAASAYAAAGAAEAAMPDHASEVAGRLDDRRRIAATLRALGTLRRTEREVLVLCLWEGLAYTEVAAALGVPVGTVRSRLSRARAKLRTGAEEELARDMGQSARDTRQPARDIRKSVPEIREPAPRTRQTTGDRVNAVRPAQEGIR is encoded by the coding sequence GTGAACACCGACACACGCGCACGGATCCGGGCCGGGGACCCCTCGGCCTTCGCCGAACTCTTCGACTCCCACGCCCGGAGCGTCTACAACCATGCCTTCCGGCTGACCGGCGACTGGTCGGTCGCCGAGGACGTCATGGCGGCGACCTACCTGGAGGCCTGGCGGCTGCGGCAGAAGGTCGACCCCGAAGGGGGCTCGCTCCGGCCCTGGCTCCTGGGCGTCGCCACCAATGTCGCCCGCAACCACTGCCGGGGCAACCGGCGCTACCGGCGGGCCGCCTCCGCGTACGCCGCGGCCGGCGCCGCCGAGGCGGCCATGCCCGACCACGCCTCCGAGGTCGCGGGCCGGCTCGACGACCGGCGCCGCATCGCGGCCACGCTGCGGGCGCTGGGCACGCTGCGCCGTACCGAACGCGAAGTCCTCGTGCTCTGCCTCTGGGAAGGCCTCGCCTACACCGAGGTCGCCGCCGCCCTCGGCGTCCCGGTCGGCACCGTCCGCTCCCGCCTCTCGCGCGCCCGCGCCAAGCTCCGTACCGGAGCGGAGGAGGAACTCGCCCGTGACATGGGGCAATCCGCCCGCGACACCCGGCAACCCGCCCGCGACATCAGGAAATCCGTCCCGGAAATCCGGGAACCCGCCCCTCGCACCCGACAGACAACAGGTGATCGCGTGAACGCGGTCCGGCCCGCACAGGAGGGAATCCGATGA
- a CDS encoding HD domain-containing protein, producing the protein MTTLAEVDALAARAHAGQVDLIGVPYVEHVRAVAAGLEPFGEELVMAGLLHDVIEDTAWTAERLRAAGIPDRVVAVVEAVTNRPDLSYEAKLHLIARDPDATLVKIADNAHNSRQDRAAELPPARRERLAAKYRGARDILWAGVDAERIATILTVVNPDLLTELRARTADGM; encoded by the coding sequence ATGACGACACTCGCGGAGGTCGACGCACTCGCTGCCCGCGCGCACGCCGGCCAGGTCGACCTGATCGGCGTCCCGTACGTCGAGCACGTCCGGGCCGTCGCCGCCGGACTCGAACCCTTCGGCGAGGAGCTGGTGATGGCCGGCCTCCTGCACGACGTCATCGAGGACACCGCGTGGACGGCCGAGCGGCTCAGGGCCGCCGGCATCCCGGACCGGGTCGTCGCCGTCGTCGAAGCCGTCACCAACCGGCCGGACCTGTCCTACGAGGCGAAGCTCCACCTCATCGCGCGGGACCCCGACGCCACCCTCGTCAAGATCGCCGACAACGCGCACAACAGCCGCCAGGACCGCGCCGCCGAGCTGCCGCCCGCCAGGCGCGAGCGGCTCGCCGCCAAGTACCGGGGCGCGCGGGACATCCTGTGGGCGGGCGTCGACGCCGAGCGCATCGCGACGATCCTGACCGTGGTCAACCCCGACCTCCTGACCGAACTGCGCGCCCGGACCGCCGACGGGATGTGA